One segment of Acidianus sp. HS-5 DNA contains the following:
- a CDS encoding C2H2 type zinc finger domain-containing protein — protein MPICPVCEYRSTEWKEVAGHLYSLTRKSDATHVMWLNRNLTIKEVDVEKLSEMLEEFFSIRGELSSWIREKFIQKFYGENPHPFILAMQKPNRAVLLGYVIEHQHFLKNWVKVLSEIIFKTDEDDVVKYELDNINVEYFGYNGKPSHYELLLRMGESLGMPRKEILGYSPLPSTKTAINTWRRIAIERDWVETLAAMHSLELVADKTLRKYGAKMHYFNEAILTSNDYPQEVKDFLREGYEADQSHAGEALTLVDKYSKDEERVQVTVLRSFDAFAKYLTARLERAMEFDSKVILQ, from the coding sequence ATGCCCATTTGTCCCGTATGCGAATATAGATCCACGGAATGGAAGGAAGTAGCTGGCCACTTATATTCATTGACGAGAAAAAGTGACGCGACCCACGTAATGTGGTTAAATAGGAACTTAACCATAAAAGAAGTAGATGTTGAGAAGCTTTCGGAAATGCTAGAGGAATTCTTCAGCATAAGAGGTGAGTTAAGTTCCTGGATAAGGGAAAAGTTTATCCAAAAGTTTTACGGTGAGAATCCTCATCCTTTCATTTTAGCAATGCAGAAACCTAATAGGGCTGTACTTTTAGGTTACGTAATAGAGCATCAGCACTTCCTTAAGAATTGGGTTAAGGTGCTATCTGAAATAATCTTCAAAACAGATGAGGATGATGTAGTAAAATATGAATTAGATAACATAAATGTAGAATATTTTGGTTACAATGGTAAGCCTTCACATTACGAACTCCTGCTAAGGATGGGGGAAAGCTTAGGTATGCCGAGGAAAGAAATATTGGGTTATTCCCCATTACCGTCTACTAAGACTGCAATAAATACTTGGAGGAGGATAGCAATTGAAAGGGATTGGGTAGAAACACTTGCGGCAATGCACAGCCTAGAGCTGGTAGCCGATAAAACACTAAGAAAATACGGTGCAAAAATGCATTATTTCAATGAAGCAATACTGACTTCTAACGACTATCCTCAAGAGGTTAAGGACTTTTTAAGGGAAGGATATGAAGCGGATCAAAGCCATGCAGGTGAAGCCCTAACGCTTGTAGATAAATACTCCAAAGATGAGGAGAGGGTACAAGTTACAGTACTCAGATCTTTCGACGCTTTCGCAAAGTATTTAACCGCAAGATTAGAAAGAGCAATGGAATTTGATAGTAAGGTGATATTACAATGA
- the wrbA gene encoding NAD(P)H:quinone oxidoreductase, producing the protein MVKILVLFYGYGSIVNLAKEIAKGAEEEGAETRIRKVKETLYPELVQQFRIPLESTNDIPEVTFDDLKWADGLAIGSPTRYGNMAGGMKTFLDSTVPLWRNGDLYGKPVTFFTEASTVHGGHETTILTMSTYAYHFGMIIVPLGYAIPEISKSTTGGSPYGASHLSTKKELDEDEIKIARFQGRRLAQVAKKLLS; encoded by the coding sequence ATGGTGAAAATTTTAGTCCTGTTTTACGGCTACGGGAGTATTGTAAATTTAGCAAAGGAAATAGCTAAAGGAGCTGAAGAAGAAGGAGCTGAAACCAGGATAAGGAAGGTTAAAGAAACTCTATACCCAGAATTAGTTCAGCAGTTTCGCATTCCCTTAGAGAGTACAAATGATATCCCTGAAGTGACTTTTGACGATCTAAAATGGGCTGACGGGTTAGCTATAGGTTCTCCAACAAGGTACGGAAATATGGCTGGAGGAATGAAGACTTTTCTCGATTCTACTGTACCGTTATGGAGAAACGGAGACTTATACGGAAAACCCGTGACGTTCTTTACAGAGGCTTCAACAGTCCACGGTGGTCACGAGACTACAATCCTTACCATGAGTACCTACGCCTATCATTTCGGCATGATAATTGTCCCTCTGGGTTACGCAATCCCTGAAATTTCAAAATCTACTACCGGAGGAAGTCCATACGGAGCTTCACACTTAAGTACAAAGAAAGAGTTGGATGAGGACGAAATAAAGATAGCTAGGTTCCAAGGTAGAAGGCTTGCGCAAGTGGCTAAAAAACTATTAAGTTAG
- a CDS encoding mannonate dehydratase, which yields MSANKLWRTLKDFLEYILPNYEKYDIKVAVHPGDPPIEEYRGVARIINSVENFDKYLNLVKKDNVGTTFC from the coding sequence ATTTCTGCGAATAAGTTATGGAGAACTTTGAAGGATTTCCTAGAGTACATATTACCTAATTATGAAAAATATGATATAAAGGTAGCAGTGCACCCTGGCGACCCACCAATAGAGGAATATAGGGGAGTGGCTAGGATAATAAACAGTGTTGAAAACTTTGACAAGTACTTAAATCTTGTAAAGAAGGATAACGTAGGAACAACCTTTTGCTGA
- the gltA gene encoding citrate synthase encodes MFQVSRGLENVIIKETSLTYIDGEKGILRYRGYNIEDLAENCEYEEVVYLMLFGELPNAKQLQEIKEKINQYEVPEEVLDSMKSLPRNADPISYMETAFSVMSIWGETINKFTALDIIAKASTIVSNVYRIKEGLRPKIPEPSESYAKSFLEATFSKKPSDEEVRAMNAALILYADHEVPASTTAALVSASTLTDIYSCIASALSALKGPLHGGAAEEAFKQFVEIGSPENVETWFNEKVVKGKNRLMGFGHRVYKTYDPRAKIFKKMAYSLANEEGKKYLQIAEKLEELGVNQFSQKKIYPNTDFYSGIVFYSLGFPIYMFTALFALSRVLGWLAHVIEYLENQPAIIWPRALYVGPEKRDFVPLKQRVG; translated from the coding sequence ATGTTCCAAGTAAGTAGGGGTCTGGAAAATGTAATAATTAAGGAGACCTCATTAACTTACATTGACGGAGAAAAAGGCATACTTAGGTACAGAGGTTATAATATAGAAGACCTAGCAGAAAACTGCGAATATGAGGAAGTAGTATACCTTATGCTCTTCGGAGAACTACCTAATGCTAAACAACTTCAGGAGATAAAAGAGAAGATTAATCAATATGAAGTACCAGAAGAAGTGCTAGATTCTATGAAGAGCCTACCAAGGAATGCGGACCCAATAAGCTATATGGAAACTGCATTTAGTGTAATGAGTATTTGGGGAGAGACAATAAATAAATTTACAGCTTTAGATATAATAGCTAAGGCATCTACTATAGTCTCAAACGTTTACAGAATTAAGGAGGGGTTAAGGCCAAAAATCCCGGAACCTTCAGAGAGTTATGCAAAAAGTTTTCTAGAGGCAACATTTTCTAAGAAGCCTTCAGATGAGGAGGTAAGGGCTATGAATGCTGCATTAATCCTTTACGCAGACCACGAGGTTCCAGCATCAACTACTGCAGCCCTAGTTTCCGCATCTACTTTAACTGACATTTACTCCTGCATAGCCTCAGCTCTCTCAGCCTTAAAAGGGCCTTTACACGGAGGAGCGGCTGAAGAAGCTTTTAAACAGTTTGTGGAGATAGGCAGTCCGGAAAACGTTGAAACTTGGTTTAATGAAAAAGTTGTGAAAGGTAAAAATAGATTAATGGGTTTTGGGCATAGAGTTTACAAGACTTACGATCCAAGAGCTAAGATCTTCAAGAAGATGGCGTACTCTTTAGCCAATGAGGAAGGTAAAAAGTACTTGCAAATTGCCGAGAAACTTGAGGAGTTAGGTGTAAATCAGTTCTCCCAAAAGAAGATATATCCTAATACGGATTTCTATTCCGGCATAGTATTTTATTCTCTCGGCTTTCCTATCTACATGTTTACAGCTCTCTTCGCATTATCTAGAGTGTTGGGTTGGTTAGCTCATGTAATAGAATATTTAGAAAATCAACCTGCAATAATTTGGCCAAGAGCGTTGTACGTAGGGCCTGAGAAGAGGGATTTCGTACCTTTAAAGCAAAGAGTGGGATAG
- the prpB gene encoding methylisocitrate lyase: MSEVFKKEKFLVIPGVFNPFTALLAEKVGFKAVYLSGGALTSSLGLPDIGIISLEELASEVRKIREVTQIPMIVDADTGFGEAINVYRTVRVLEKAGANAIQIEDQKMPKKCGHLDGKEVVERDVMVSKIKAALEARKDALIIGRVDSNDVFGLEDAIERAKEYVEAGADIIFPEALHSKEEFARFAKEVRAPLLANMTEFGKTPLITAKEFEELGYRYVIFPVTIFRVAAKAMKDALEVLMNEGTQRSLMDKMMTRKEQYEVINYDFYDKLDKKLAKLL; this comes from the coding sequence TTGTCGGAAGTATTTAAAAAGGAGAAATTCCTCGTGATACCCGGAGTTTTTAATCCCTTTACTGCTCTACTCGCCGAGAAAGTAGGTTTCAAAGCCGTTTACTTGTCCGGAGGGGCTCTTACTTCATCCTTAGGTCTCCCCGACATAGGAATAATAAGCCTTGAAGAGCTAGCAAGCGAAGTGAGGAAAATTAGGGAAGTCACTCAAATACCTATGATAGTTGACGCAGATACAGGCTTCGGTGAAGCAATAAACGTTTACAGGACTGTTAGGGTTCTTGAAAAGGCAGGGGCAAACGCTATCCAGATAGAGGACCAGAAGATGCCTAAAAAGTGCGGTCATCTGGACGGTAAGGAGGTCGTAGAGAGAGACGTAATGGTATCGAAGATAAAGGCCGCACTTGAAGCTAGGAAGGACGCGTTAATAATAGGAAGAGTAGACTCTAATGACGTCTTCGGGTTAGAAGATGCTATAGAAAGGGCTAAGGAATACGTAGAAGCCGGGGCTGACATAATATTTCCTGAGGCATTGCACTCTAAAGAGGAGTTTGCGAGATTTGCTAAAGAGGTAAGAGCGCCTCTTTTGGCTAACATGACTGAGTTTGGAAAAACTCCTTTAATAACTGCTAAGGAATTTGAGGAATTAGGTTATAGGTACGTTATTTTCCCAGTGACGATCTTTAGGGTTGCGGCAAAGGCAATGAAAGATGCCTTAGAAGTCCTGATGAATGAGGGAACTCAAAGATCCTTAATGGATAAGATGATGACTAGGAAGGAGCAGTACGAAGTAATTAACTACGATTTCTATGATAAATTAGACAAGAAATTAGCGAAACTTTTATAA
- a CDS encoding 3-hydroxyacyl-CoA dehydrogenase family protein, producing the protein MKKFSVVGAGTMGHGIAELAAIAGYDVWVNDVNDDILLNARNKIAWSLSKLRKEEALERIHFTTNQEEALKDADFMVEAVVEDLKVKSQVFSKASKLVSENAVLASNTSSIPISEIAKAVDKQERVVGMHFFNPPPLMPLVEIVKGEKTSEETVKVVGEVARKMGKETILVNKDIPGFLVTRIMFRINEVGCWLVDNKVADVKDVDYTAIQVLQFPMGVFLLQDYVGLDVSYLIQKALIERGFELYYCRAFEEKYNSKEFGMKSGKGFYTYDGKIIRPTLENARMVDPSLLVSSAINESYKLIRLGIVSREDVNKGCKLGLSWPKSPEDYLKEFGLSPVIRDLKMLYENTGLPHFIPDESLTRSYS; encoded by the coding sequence ATGAAAAAGTTTTCTGTTGTAGGAGCAGGAACTATGGGACACGGAATTGCCGAACTGGCAGCTATTGCCGGTTATGACGTCTGGGTTAATGATGTTAATGATGACATATTACTTAACGCTAGGAATAAAATAGCTTGGAGCTTGTCTAAACTCAGAAAGGAGGAAGCTCTAGAGAGGATTCACTTTACTACGAATCAAGAGGAAGCTTTGAAAGATGCTGACTTTATGGTTGAGGCCGTAGTTGAGGATCTGAAGGTAAAGTCACAAGTGTTCAGTAAAGCCTCTAAGCTAGTGTCAGAAAATGCAGTATTGGCGTCAAATACTAGCAGTATTCCTATTTCAGAAATTGCTAAAGCTGTGGATAAGCAGGAAAGAGTAGTAGGAATGCACTTCTTTAATCCTCCACCCTTAATGCCTTTAGTTGAAATAGTAAAAGGAGAAAAAACCTCGGAAGAGACTGTAAAAGTTGTTGGTGAAGTAGCCAGAAAAATGGGCAAGGAGACGATCCTCGTTAATAAAGATATCCCTGGCTTTTTAGTTACAAGGATCATGTTCAGGATTAACGAAGTAGGTTGTTGGTTAGTAGACAATAAGGTTGCTGACGTGAAAGATGTAGATTATACTGCAATTCAGGTCCTGCAGTTTCCTATGGGAGTGTTTTTACTACAAGATTACGTTGGGCTTGACGTGAGCTACTTAATACAAAAAGCCTTAATAGAGAGGGGATTCGAGTTGTACTATTGCAGGGCATTTGAGGAAAAATACAATTCAAAAGAATTCGGAATGAAATCCGGTAAAGGATTTTACACCTACGATGGCAAAATCATACGACCTACCTTGGAAAACGCAAGAATGGTAGACCCTTCATTGTTAGTTTCCTCAGCAATAAATGAGTCCTACAAATTAATTAGGTTAGGAATAGTGTCAAGAGAAGACGTGAATAAGGGATGCAAATTGGGACTGAGTTGGCCTAAGAGCCCTGAGGACTACTTGAAGGAGTTCGGATTAAGCCCAGTAATAAGGGACTTAAAAATGCTTTACGAGAATACTGGTTTACCTCATTTTATCCCGGATGAAAGCTTAACGAGGTCTTATTCATGA
- a CDS encoding enoyl-CoA hydratase/isomerase family protein: protein MKVIYKNDGINSWIILNREDKLNALDMESWAELRDSLRKADEDSSIAIVITGKGRAFSAGDDIYAMEGLSSADEAEKFFNTLYSAVEALIEVKKPVIALVNGLAYGGGCEILLLSDIVVSSEDAVFSISEGKLGLIPPMACAIGYKALGRKITRLLFTAEAINAMEAKEIGLVDYVVPKEKLMEQLNAVIKMISQLDQDAVRSMKSWTRLDLKMIEKAVKELSILCLTSSAKDRMSDFIYKHAS, encoded by the coding sequence ATGAAGGTAATCTACAAGAATGATGGAATCAATTCTTGGATAATTCTTAATAGAGAAGATAAGCTTAATGCTCTAGATATGGAGAGCTGGGCGGAATTAAGGGATTCATTGAGGAAGGCTGATGAAGATTCGTCAATAGCTATAGTCATAACCGGAAAGGGAAGGGCTTTCTCTGCAGGAGATGATATATATGCAATGGAAGGACTCTCCAGCGCTGATGAGGCTGAAAAGTTCTTTAATACTTTGTACTCTGCAGTAGAGGCTTTAATAGAAGTTAAAAAACCCGTAATTGCTCTGGTAAATGGTCTGGCTTATGGGGGAGGCTGTGAAATACTACTCCTTTCAGACATAGTCGTATCATCTGAAGACGCCGTCTTTTCCATCTCTGAGGGGAAGCTGGGCCTTATTCCTCCCATGGCTTGCGCTATAGGTTATAAAGCACTGGGAAGGAAAATTACAAGGCTCCTATTTACAGCTGAGGCAATAAACGCAATGGAAGCTAAAGAAATAGGACTTGTGGATTACGTAGTTCCTAAGGAGAAATTAATGGAACAGCTTAATGCAGTAATTAAAATGATTTCTCAGTTAGATCAAGATGCAGTTAGGTCTATGAAGAGTTGGACAAGGTTGGATTTGAAGATGATAGAGAAAGCAGTTAAAGAGCTTTCGATTTTGTGCTTAACTTCTTCAGCAAAGGATAGAATGAGCGATTTCATTTATAAACATGCTTCCTAA
- a CDS encoding PaREP1 family protein, with product MQELPKPWFDIAGYKKTRLEEAMFEVKIAEEFVKEGLLRNAAGKAFQAWKALLGAMLVDKRSDLLKKYPSKKRLKGKKVVDFADWLIAIVPSSYMEELSLLLGKDINLITKLALAVHDYQYNGPDRDTVLSPFRTDEIAKENILLLIEEIKSRLQK from the coding sequence ATGCAGGAATTACCTAAGCCTTGGTTTGATATTGCAGGATATAAGAAGACGAGGTTAGAAGAGGCAATGTTTGAAGTTAAAATTGCCGAGGAATTTGTAAAAGAAGGACTTCTACGCAACGCAGCTGGCAAGGCTTTCCAAGCATGGAAGGCCCTTTTAGGTGCAATGCTTGTTGACAAAAGAAGCGATTTATTAAAGAAGTACCCAAGTAAGAAGAGGCTAAAGGGGAAGAAAGTAGTAGATTTTGCAGATTGGTTAATAGCGATAGTTCCCTCATCTTATATGGAAGAGTTATCTTTACTCTTAGGAAAAGACATCAACCTCATCACAAAATTAGCCTTAGCAGTACACGATTATCAGTATAACGGTCCTGATAGAGATACAGTATTGAGCCCGTTTAGGACTGACGAAATTGCTAAGGAGAATATCCTTCTTCTGATAGAGGAAATTAAAAGTAGACTACAAAAATAA
- a CDS encoding mannonate dehydratase gives MHFRDVKGNKYNFVETLIGKGKTDVVEVMKAYIDINLNGIMRVDYIPTLEGDAEFYPGCSYLGRIYRIGHIK, from the coding sequence GTGCATTTTAGAGACGTTAAAGGGAACAAGTATAATTTTGTTGAGACATTAATAGGAAAAGGCAAGACTGACGTGGTAGAGGTCATGAAGGCTTACATTGACATAAACCTTAACGGTATAATGAGGGTAGATTATATTCCCACCTTAGAAGGGGATGCAGAGTTTTATCCCGGGTGCTCTTATCTGGGAAGGATATACAGAATAGGCCATATAAAATGA
- a CDS encoding acetyl ornithine aminotransferase family protein, protein MMNVKKIIKETEKYLATTTRDPETYPIILDRGEGVWLYDIEGNRFLDFTSGIGVNNLGWPSHPEVIKTAIAQMSKLAHAAGNDFYNMPQLELARKLAICSPGNFEKKVFFSNSGTEAVEASIKLVKRREKKYLISFIGAFHGRTFGSVSLTASKPIQKAEVGPFLPVIYVPYPNPFKNPWHINGYDDPNSLIDRVIEYIEEYILAHVVPPEEVAGIFFEPIQGEGGYVVPPKGFFQALQKLARKYEIHLIDDEVQMGMGRTGKLFAIENFGAEPDVITLAKALGGGLVPIGTTIFKAELDFKHGMHSNTFGGNALACAIGSKVIEVTKDLLPHVNEVGKIFRDELSTMDVDDVRGMGLAWGIEFGRVYDREIRDKVIQEAVKRGLLLLPAGEGAIRIIPPLIISSEEAKKGLAILKGIINDVTKLT, encoded by the coding sequence ATGATGAATGTTAAGAAAATTATTAAAGAAACGGAAAAATACTTGGCCACTACGACCAGAGATCCGGAAACTTATCCAATAATACTAGATAGGGGAGAAGGAGTTTGGTTATACGACATTGAAGGTAATAGATTCCTGGATTTCACTTCCGGTATAGGAGTCAACAACTTAGGTTGGCCTTCCCATCCTGAGGTAATAAAGACTGCAATTGCCCAAATGTCAAAATTAGCCCATGCAGCAGGCAACGATTTTTATAACATGCCTCAGTTAGAGCTAGCTAGAAAATTGGCAATATGTTCTCCAGGTAATTTTGAGAAGAAAGTCTTCTTCTCCAACAGCGGTACTGAGGCAGTAGAAGCTTCGATAAAATTAGTGAAAAGGAGAGAAAAGAAATACTTAATATCGTTTATCGGTGCATTCCACGGAAGGACTTTCGGCTCAGTTTCGCTCACTGCAAGTAAGCCTATACAGAAGGCTGAAGTAGGACCTTTCCTGCCCGTAATATATGTCCCTTATCCAAATCCTTTTAAGAATCCTTGGCATATTAACGGATATGACGACCCCAATTCACTAATAGATAGGGTAATAGAATATATAGAAGAATACATTCTGGCTCACGTAGTTCCTCCTGAAGAGGTTGCCGGAATATTCTTCGAGCCCATACAAGGTGAAGGCGGTTACGTAGTACCTCCAAAAGGATTCTTCCAAGCGTTACAAAAGTTAGCAAGGAAATATGAGATACACTTAATAGACGATGAAGTACAGATGGGGATGGGAAGGACTGGAAAGCTTTTCGCCATAGAGAACTTCGGCGCAGAGCCAGACGTAATAACTTTAGCAAAAGCCTTAGGCGGTGGATTGGTTCCTATAGGTACTACCATATTTAAGGCGGAGCTTGACTTTAAACATGGAATGCATAGTAATACTTTCGGAGGCAACGCTTTAGCTTGCGCTATAGGTTCGAAGGTCATAGAAGTTACTAAAGATTTACTTCCCCATGTAAATGAAGTAGGGAAAATATTTAGGGATGAACTTTCAACAATGGACGTAGACGACGTAAGAGGTATGGGTCTTGCTTGGGGAATAGAATTCGGCAGGGTTTACGATAGGGAAATAAGAGATAAAGTAATACAAGAGGCAGTAAAAAGAGGATTACTGCTGTTGCCCGCAGGAGAAGGGGCAATTAGGATAATCCCTCCGTTGATAATAAGCAGTGAAGAGGCTAAGAAGGGATTAGCAATATTGAAGGGAATTATTAACGATGTTACAAAGTTAACTTAG
- a CDS encoding MmgE/PrpD family protein, giving the protein MELAEILAEYSSSVSYEDLGEEEIHEAKRRIIDSMGVAKASINSKPAEIIRKLNLEGNFPMLGGSKGSPDYASFYNTFLIRYLDFNDTYLSKEPLHPSDIIGGLLTLGMRGKDIILSIVVGYEVGTRLCDSASLRLKGFDHVNFTQVASAVALSKLLNLSKEQTVNAISMTVVPHVALRQSRVGKLSMWKAGATAEAIRNSVFAVLLAKEGFTGPEKPFSGEKGFRLITDLDYSQFEKMGTRKILQTSIKKYPVEYHAQALVEAILNLKYEGEIKKIIVETYEAGKSILADEEKWRPETKETADHSIPFITATTLLLGKMWLENYSLIGDVKVNELMKKVEVVENPDYTKVYPKELPVKVVVITDKERFESEVRSPRGYYNNRMSDQEVEEKALRLGLSKEVINKLWNFENENEVDKIVGSI; this is encoded by the coding sequence ATGGAATTAGCGGAAATTCTCGCTGAATATTCCTCCTCTGTATCTTATGAAGATTTAGGGGAAGAGGAAATCCACGAGGCAAAGAGGAGGATAATAGATTCTATGGGAGTAGCAAAAGCATCAATAAACTCCAAGCCCGCAGAAATTATAAGGAAGTTAAACTTAGAAGGAAACTTCCCAATGTTGGGAGGGAGTAAAGGATCTCCGGACTACGCTTCTTTTTACAATACCTTCCTAATAAGGTATTTGGACTTTAATGACACGTATTTATCAAAGGAGCCTCTACATCCGAGCGATATAATTGGCGGTTTACTTACGTTAGGAATGAGGGGTAAGGACATAATCCTATCGATAGTAGTAGGTTACGAAGTAGGCACCAGGCTATGCGACTCAGCGTCTTTAAGGCTAAAAGGCTTCGATCACGTAAACTTCACACAAGTAGCTAGTGCGGTCGCACTGAGTAAGCTCCTCAACCTTAGCAAGGAACAGACAGTTAACGCAATATCCATGACCGTAGTACCTCATGTAGCTTTGAGGCAGAGCAGGGTAGGAAAACTTTCAATGTGGAAGGCAGGGGCTACTGCAGAGGCAATAAGGAATTCAGTATTTGCAGTCCTCTTAGCTAAGGAAGGCTTCACAGGACCGGAAAAACCTTTTTCCGGAGAGAAAGGGTTTAGGTTAATTACTGACCTTGATTACTCACAATTTGAAAAGATGGGAACGAGAAAGATATTACAGACTAGCATTAAAAAGTACCCAGTTGAATACCATGCACAAGCTCTAGTTGAAGCAATACTTAACTTAAAGTATGAAGGAGAGATTAAGAAGATAATAGTGGAGACTTACGAGGCAGGAAAAAGTATTTTAGCAGATGAGGAAAAATGGAGACCAGAAACTAAGGAAACTGCAGACCATAGCATACCTTTCATAACTGCAACTACGTTACTCCTAGGTAAGATGTGGTTGGAAAACTATTCCTTAATAGGAGACGTGAAGGTGAACGAATTAATGAAGAAAGTTGAAGTCGTGGAAAACCCTGACTACACGAAAGTTTACCCTAAGGAATTGCCTGTTAAAGTTGTTGTAATAACAGATAAAGAGAGGTTTGAGAGTGAAGTGAGATCTCCAAGAGGTTATTACAATAACAGAATGTCTGACCAAGAAGTTGAGGAGAAAGCACTAAGGCTGGGACTGAGTAAGGAGGTAATAAATAAATTATGGAATTTCGAAAATGAAAATGAGGTAGATAAAATTGTCGGAAGTATTTAA
- a CDS encoding methyltransferase domain-containing protein: MEDRHVPPLVLSFPLRKLFENPYKILTPFVKRGMIVVDHGCGPGFYTIPLSHLVGEKGLVYAVDSNAKSIKVLEDKLRKKGINNVKSFVSRNINFIPSNSIDFLLSKDVLCCTVLHKESAEEIERVLKPGGKAFVTIRIGRGSDPRSLSAGEFFSLFNYIERKGSSKFHAWVVLHKR; encoded by the coding sequence ATGGAAGACAGACACGTCCCTCCTCTAGTTTTATCCTTTCCTCTCAGAAAACTTTTTGAGAATCCTTATAAAATCCTAACACCTTTCGTAAAAAGAGGAATGATAGTAGTAGACCACGGATGCGGTCCAGGATTTTATACAATACCTTTATCACACCTAGTAGGAGAGAAAGGCTTAGTTTACGCTGTTGATTCTAACGCAAAATCGATAAAAGTTCTCGAAGACAAGTTAAGAAAGAAAGGCATAAATAACGTCAAGAGTTTCGTATCCAGAAACATAAACTTCATTCCCTCAAACTCTATCGACTTTTTACTTTCAAAAGATGTTCTATGTTGCACTGTACTTCATAAGGAATCAGCGGAAGAGATAGAGAGAGTACTTAAACCCGGAGGAAAGGCATTTGTTACAATAAGGATCGGCAGGGGATCCGATCCAAGATCCCTTTCAGCAGGAGAATTCTTTTCCCTTTTCAATTATATAGAGAGAAAAGGATCTTCGAAGTTTCACGCTTGGGTTGTATTGCACAAGAGGTGA